The following is a genomic window from Cupriavidus taiwanensis.
CGTGGCGCGGCAGAACAACTTCGGCGGGTTGTGGGATAACTTTGCCATGCGCGGCTTCACCGGGCATGAAAACACCGGCGCCGGCTACCTGGTCAACGGCTTCGCCGCCAACCGCGGCTATACCGCGCCGCTGGACGCGGCCACCATCGACCGCGTCGAAGTGCTCAAGGGCCCGACCTCATCGCTGTACGGCAGCAGCGAACCCGGCGGCACCTTCAACGTGGTCACGCGCCAGCCGCAGTTCCGCCCCGCGCAGCGCTACGGTTTCGAGCTGGGCACGCGCGACGGCTACCGTGCCACCGCGGACATCACCGGTCCGCTGGGCGAAGGCATCGCCGGCCGGCTGATCGCGGTCGCCGACCACCAGGGCAGCACGCGCGACTTCATCCACAGCCAGCGCTACCTGGTGGCGCCGTCGTTCACGTGGATGCTGGGCCGAGACACCATCCTGCAGTACGCGGCGGAATTCCAGCGCTACACCACGCCGATGGATCGCGGCGTGGTGGCTGTCAACGGCCAGCTGGGCCGCATCCCGCGCTCGCGCTTCCTGGGCGAGCCCGGCGACGGCAGCCTGCGCCTGGACAGCCAGTCGCACCAGCTCAGCGTGGAGCACCAGTTCTCGCCGGACTGGAAGGGCAGGCTCGGCCTGTCGTACCGCGGCGGCGCGCTGGTGGGGCATTCGAGCGAGGCCGCGTCGCTCGCCGCCGATGGCCGCACGTTGTGGCGCCAGCACCGCTACCGCGATTTCCAGTCCGACGATGTTTCGCTGCAGGCCAGCGTGACCGGCAAGTTCAGCACCGGCCCGGTGGGGCATGAACTGCTGCTGGGCGTGGACGCCTACCGCTTCGGCAACACCATGGCGATCCTGCGCAAGAACCCCAGCGCCGCGGCGCCGTATGCGATCGATATCTACAACCCGGTCTATGGCCAGCCGGCGCCGCCGCTGGCGTGGAACATGGACACCTACGAGCGCCAGCACAATATCGGCGCCTATGCCCAGGACCAGATCAGTCTGGGCGAGCGCTGGCGCGTGCTGGCCGGCGTGCGCTTCGACAGCTTCAGCCAGTCGCTGGACGACCACCTGCGCGGCACCCGCACCACGCAGCACCACAACGCGGTGTCGCCGCGCGTGGGCGTGAGCTACCTGGCCAGCAACAACCTGTCGCTGTTCGCCAATGCCAGCCAGTCGTTCCGACCCAATGCCGGCACCGATGCCGCCGGCCAGCCGTTCGACCCCGAGCGCGGCCGCGCGCTGGAGGCCGGCATCAAGTTCGACAGCGACGACCGCCGCACCGGCGCCACGCTGGCCGTGTTCGAGATCCGCAAGCGCAATGTGCTGGCCGCCGACCCGGCCGATCCGTCGTTCTATCTCGCCGCCGGTGAAGCGCGCAGCCGCGGCGTCGAGCTCGACGTGGCCGGGCAGCTCGGCACGCACTGGCGCGTCTCGGGCAGCTTTGCGCTGACCGATGCCGAGATCACGCAGGACACCCGCCTCGCCCCCGGCACGCCGTTGTCCAACGTGCCGCGCACCAGCGCCAGCCTGCTGGCGATGTATGAAGACGCGGCCCCGGTGGGCCAGCGCTACGGCGCCGGCGCCGGCCTGCGCTACGTGGGGCGGCGCCCGGGCGACGTGCAGGACAGCTTCGCGCTGCCGGCCTACGTGCTGGTGGACCTGCACGGCTACTGGCAATACAGCCGTCATGTGCGCGTCTCGCTCAACGTCGGCAACCTGTTCGACAAGACCTATTACGCCAGCTCGTACAGCAGCCTGTGGGTGGCGCCCGGCGCGGGCCGCAGCGTGCGGCTGGGCGTGCAGCTGAGCTACTGAAGAGGGACCGATGATGCCGATTCCACTGGCGCGGAGCGCCTCCGGCCCAACCCGCAGGCTGCTTTCCATCGACGCGCTGCGCGGGCTGGTGATCCTGATCATGCTGCTGGACCATGTGCGGGACATGTTCTTCCTGCACGTGCCGGTCGGCGATCCGATGGACGTCGCCGCCATCTCGCCGGCGCTGTTCTTTTCGCGGACGCTGGCCCACCTGTGCGCGCCGGTGTTTATCGGCCTGGCGGGGGTCTCGGCCTGGCTCTATGGCAACGCCGGCCATGACCGGCGCGCGGTCAGCGGCTTCCTGTTCAGGCGCGGCCTGTTCCTGGTGGTGCTGGAGCTGACCCTGGTGGGCTATGCCTGGACCTGGCGGCTGCCGCCGCAGGTGATCTACCTGCAGGTGATCTGGGCCATCGGGCTGAGCATGCTGGCGCTGGCGGCACTGGTGTGGCTGCCGCGCGCGGCGCTGGTTGCGGTGGGCGTGGCACTGGTGGCCGGGCATAACCTGCTGAGCCCGCTGCATTTTCCCGTCGACAGTGCCTGGCACGTGCCCTGGGCGATCCTGCACGACCGCACCTGGATCGAGGTGGCCGACGGCTTGCGCGTGCGCACCTCATACCCGGTGCTGCCGTGGATCGGCGTGATCGCGCTGGGCTACGCGGCAGGGCCGTGGTTTGCCACCGGCGTGCCCGCGCGCGTGCGGCAGCTGCGGCTGGCCGGATGGGGCGTGGCGATGCTGGCCGGGTTTGCCGGCCTGCGCGCGCTCAATGGCTACGGCCAGGAGCAGAAATGGATGCCAGGCGCGGATGCCCTGCATACCGCGATGAGCTTCCTCAACGTCACCAAGTACCCGCCGTCGCTGCTGTTCCTGCTGCTGACGCTGGGCACCGGCTGCCTGCTGCTGGCGTGGCTGGAGCGCGTGCAGGGCGGCCGGGCGGCGCGCTGCCTGGCCGTGTTCGGCGCGGTGCCGATGTTCTTCTACCTGCTGCACCTGTATGTGCTGCAGGGCCTGTACCAGTTTTGCGTGTACCGCTGGGGGCTGAACCAGGGCCGCGTGTTCGGCTTCGACCATGTCTGGCAGCTGTGGCTGGTGGCAGCGGTGCTGGCGCTGGTGCTGTGGCCGGCGGTGCGCTGGTTCGCCGCGCTGAAGGCGGCGCGGCGCGACTGGCGCTGGCTGAAATACTTCTGACCAGCGTCTCCGCGCCGCGCGTGCCTTAGCGCGGCGCAGTCGCGGCAGGGGCCGGCTGGACCGGCTGGACCGTTGCCGGGGACGGTGCCGGCGCTTGCGGTTGCACCGCGGGTTGCGGCTGCGCGACGGGCTGTTGTTGTGCGACGGCTTGCGGCTGTGCGACGGCTTGCGGCTGCGCGACGGCTTGCGGCTGCGCCCCCGCCTGCGGTCGCGCGACGGCTTGCGGCTGCGCAACAGCCTGAGGTTGCGCCACCGCCTGGGGCCGCGCCGCTGCCTGCGGCCGGGCAACGGCCGCCGCCTGGCTCCCGCCGCCGGCCACCGGCGCGGCCTCGGTCACTTCGCGCCAGCCTCCGCCCAGCGCCTTGTACAGCGACACGCGGCTGGTCAGCCCGGCCAGCTTGTAGGTGATCAGCGCCTGCTGCGCGGTGTAGAGCTGGCGCTGCGCATCGAACACGCCGAAGTAGTCGTCCACGCCGTTCTTGAAGCGCATCTCCGACAGCCGCCGGGTTTCGCTGCCCTCGCGCACCAGCGCTTCCTGCGCCTGCACCTGGCGCTCGTAGGTGGCGCGTGCCGCCATGCTGTCGGCCACTTCGCGGAAGGCGGTCTGGATGGTCTTCTCGTAGTTGGCGACGTTGATGTCCTTGCGCACGTTGGCCGCATCCAGGCCGGCGCGGTTGCGTCCCGCATCGAAGATCGGCACCGTCAGCTGCGGCGCAAAGACCCACGCCATGCCGCCCGAGAACAATCCGGCCAGGCTGCTGCTGGCCACGCCCAGCGCGCCGGTCAGCGAGATGCGCGGGAAGAAGGCTGCGCGCGCCGCGCCGATATTGGCGTTGGCGGCCTTGAGCCGGTGCTCGGCGTCGAGGATGTCGGGCCGGCGCACCAGCACGCTGGAAGGCAGGCCTTCCGGGAACTCGCGCATCAGCATGCGTGCGTCGAGCGGGTCGGGCGCGGGGGCATTCGGATTCGCAGGCGCGGCACCGGCATCCAGCACCGACTTTGGCAGCGGGCCGCCGATCAGCAGTGCCAGCGCGTTCTCGTCCTGCGCCACCTGCCGGGTGTACTGCTCCACGCCCACCTGCGCGGTCTGCACCTGGGTTTGCGCGCGGTGCTGGTCCAGCTGCGCCATCGCGCCCACCTGGTGCCCGCGCCGCACCATCTCCGCCGCGTCCTGCTGGGTCTTGAGCGTGTCCTGCGACAGCTGCAGCAGCGCGCGGTCGGCGCGCAGCGTCAGGTAGGCGCTGGCCACTTCCGCCACCAGGCTGATCTGCGCGCTTCGGCGCGCCTCCTCGGTGGCCATGTATTCCTCCAGCGCGGCATGCTTGAGGCTGCGCACGCGGCCGAAGAAGTCCAGCTCGAACGCGGTCAGGCCGATGCCGGCGTTGTACGTGGTGATCTGCGGCGACTGTCCCGCCGCGCGCAGCCGTTGCGGCAGCCGCTGCGACACCACGCCGGCAGTGCCCTCCACGGTGGGGAACTGCGCCGCGCGCTGGATCTGGTACAGCGCGCGGGCTTCGTCGATGGCCAGCGTGGCCATGCGCAGGTCGCGGTTGTTGGCCAGCGCCAGCTCGATCAGCTGGCGCAGCTGCGGGTCGACGAAGACATCGCGCCAGCCCAGGTCGGCGGCAGAGGGGCCGGGGGGCTGCGCCGGCTGGCCTGGCTGTGCCGACTGCGCGGTGGCGTTGGCCGGCCTGGCTTGCGAAGTGCGGTAGGCCGCGCCGTCCGGCCATGCTGACGGGATCGGGGCTTCGGGGCGCTGGTATTGCGGCTCGAGCGTGCACGCGGCAAGCGCCAGGACAAGCGCGCCGGGCAGCAGCAGGCGTGGCGGCAGGGGCGTACGGCATCGGGGGCGGGGCAGGCTTCGCATGGATCGTTCCGGAGAGAGAAAGGGATAGCAGCAGGGGTCAGCCCATCAGCGCGCGCCGCATGAAGCGCGAGATCGCCAGCCGGGGCTGCCCTTGTCGGGCAATGTTGTGGGCGGGGTCGGTGAACAGCAGCCGGATCAGCGCGTGGCGCGCGGCCATGCTGGCATGCAGCGCGATGCCCAGCAGCTGGCCGTCGCGGCGCACCACGCGGCACGGGATCCAGCCGGTCTGCGCCAGCCACAGCGCGCCCTCCATGCCGGGGCGGAAGGCCGGCGCCAGCGGCGTGATCACGGCCACGCCGTTGCAGGACAGGTCTTTGGTGGTGACGCGGTACTCGCGCCCGTCGACGCGCAGCAGCGCGGCGGCATGGTGCGGAAAGCGCTCTTCCTTGCGCGGGCGCGGCAACTCCACGCACACCAGCAACGAGGCCAGGTACAGCATCAGCGCCACCCCGGTCCAGATCGTGTTGAAGGCCAGCCCTTGCGCATCGGGGTCGACCATCAGCGCGCGGCCCAGCCCGAGCGCGGAGAAGCCCAGCAGGCCCGCGTACAGCGCGGCGAACTTGCCGTGGATCACCAGCTTGGAGCGGTCCAGCCCCTTGTTGGTCACCTTGAACGGCCGCCCGAACGGCTTGAACATGGCGCTGACCAGCGATGCGGTCACCGCCAGCGCCGCGACGATCTGCGTGACCTCGGTAAAGATCGGCAAGGCGCGCTGCCCGGTGATCCAGATGCTGTACGCCCAGTACGCCACCAGCGCGGGCAGGCCATAGGCCAGGAACTGCAGCGGCTCGCCGTACAGCGTGGAGACGCCGAAGTACCAGTACAGCAGCGGCCCCGCCAGCAGCATCAGCGTGAACGGGCGCGACAGCCAGTGCAGCAGCCCGTGCACATAGTGCAGGCGCTGCATCCCGGTGTAGCCGCGCCCGCGCAGCGGCCCGTCGGCGGTCAGCGCCACCTGGATCGTGCCCAGCCCCCAGCGGCTGCGCTGGCTGATGTACTCGGGCAGGCCTTCGGCGGACAGGCCCACGCTCAGGCGCTCGTTGAGCCAGCGCGTGATATAGCCGTGCGGCAGCAGCCGGTAGGTCAGGTGGATGTCTTCGGTCACGGTGCCGGTGGGGAAGCCGCCGATCAGCTCGATCAGGTCGCGCCGCACCACGAACGAGGTGCCGATGCAGAACGCCGCGCCCCAGGCATCCTTGGCCGGCTGCATCACGTCGAAGAACGCGCGCTGCTCGTCGACCCAGCATTCGGTGGCGCGCAGGTTGTACTGGATCGGGTCGGCGTTGTAGTAGAACTGGGGCGTCTGCACCACGCCCACGCGCGGGTCGGCGAACAGGCCCACGGTGCGCAGCAGGATGTTGCGATGGGGCGCGAAGTCGGCGTCGAGCACCAGGATGTAGGGCGCACCGCCGGCGGCGTCGCTGTGGCGCAGGCCGTTGTTGAGGTTGCCCGCCTTGGCGTGGGCGTTGTCCGGGCGCGTCACGTAGTGCGCGCCGACGCGCTCGCAGAACTCGCGCAGCCAGTCGCGGCGGGTGTCGTCGAGCACCCAGACGCGGAAGTCCGGGTAGTCGATCGCCAGCGCCGAGACGATGGTCTTCTCCAGGATCTCCAGCCCTTCGTTGTAGGTGGCGATGAAGATGTCCACCGGCGGCACCTGCTGCGCGCGGCGCAGCGCGGCCTCGCCCGCGTCGGCATCGGGCGTGTGGTTGCTGGTGCGGGCCAGCACCACGATCGACAGCAGCGTGTAGGCCAGCGTCATGCACTCGAAGGCAAAGAACGCATGCGCCCATACGCTGGCGAAAGTCATCTGCCAGTCGGGCAGGGTTTCGCGGACGCGCCAGGTCAGGTACACGCCCAGCAGCAGCGCGGTGACGCCGCCGAACAGGATGCGGTCCGCCGCACGATCGTGCCGGCACAGCAGCGACAGCAGCACCACGGCCAGCAGCACGCCGCCGTTGATGACCAGCAGCGTCTGGTTTTCCAGGAAGAGGGCGAACATCGTCAGTCCTTGTTGTTGGCAGTGCCGGTGTTGCCGGAGGCGGCAATCGCCGGCGGCGGGCATGACGGGTCCAGGCAGCCGCCCGGGCGAAACGGGTTCCAGCGCGCGGCGGCCAGCACCGCCCAGGCGGTCGCGCCCAGGTGCGGCAGGTGGAAGTAGTGGAAGTCCTCCGTGGTGGAGGTCGGGCCGATCGACAGCCCGGTGCTGATGCGCGCCTGCGGCGTGGCGTAGAGCATGCCGGACGGCGCGCGCTGCGCGCGCAGCAGCGGCCACAGCGGCGCGGCCTGCCGCGCCTGTCCCGCGGCCTGCAGCACCAGCGCGGCCTGCCCGGTGCCTTCGGTCCAGATGCCGTCAGGGCTGCCCTTGAAGCCGTAGCCGGCGCCGGCGCGGTGCTTCGCCTCGACCCACGCCAGGTTGCGGCGCCAGTCCGCCGGCGGCTCGGGGAAGGCGATCAGCGGCCACAGCACGGCATCCAGCGCCGAAGGGGCGGCATTGGGCGCGCGCCCGTCGTCGTGCGTGCCGATGATGAAGCGGCCCTCGCGCGGCTGCCACATGGCGCTGACAAAGCCGCGCGAGCGCGCCGCGCCGTCGCGCCAGCGCGGCTCGTTGCGCACGCTGGCCAGCCAGCTGAAGGCGGCATAGGTGTCGACGTTGTGCTCGGTGGATTTCCAGCCCTGGCGGATCTGCTTCGGCTCATGGCCGAAGAAGCCGCCGATATAGCCGGCCGGCGCGGCCGGGTCCGGCACGGTGGCATGCACCCAGCCCATCAGCGCCGCGGCACCGTCCAGATAGCGCGCATCGCGCGTGGCGTCATGCACTGCCAGCAGCAGCAGCGCGGCCCAGGCCACGTTGCCGGTGGCGGTGCCGGCCTGGTAGGCGTCTTCGAACCAGCGCTTGCTCGGTTCGTCCCACCAGCCCGGCAGCGGCACCGGGCCCGCCGGCAACGGCCCGGCGCGATAGGCGTTGCGCAGGCGCGCGTCGCGGAAGTGGCGGTCCTGGCGCGTGGCCTGCAGCACCGCATCGGCAATGCGGCGGGCTTCGGCGGGCCGCTTGCACGCGATCAGCGCGATGCCGGCCAGCGCGTTGTCGTAGACGAAGGCGGCATTGCGCAGCGCCGGCGCCAGCGGCTCGCCGCCCGGCGCGGGCTCGTAGCTAGGCAGGAACAGCGGGCCGCCGCCGCCGGCGCGGCCGACTTGCTCGGTCAGCGCCTTGCAGCCTTCGGCCAGCAGCGCCTGCTGCGCGGGGTCTGCGGCGTCTGCAGCGTTCGCGGCGCGTGCCGCAACTGGCGACAGCGCCAGCAGGGTGGGAAACAGCGCGGGAAGCAGCGCGCCGGCGGCCAGGCGGGGCAGGCGTGCAGTCGGGATCGGCAGTCGCATCCGGCTCTCCTTTGCGCGCGCTTACAGCGATGCGCGCAACTGGCCCAGCCAGCTCTGGTTCAGCGTGACGCGCGCCCAGCGGCCCATGCCGCAGTGCCCGGACTGCGCCGATGCAGCGGGCGCCGCCGCGGCGGCCGTGCCTGCCGTGCCGGGCGTGGCGGTGGTGGCAGAGGCCGCGCCGGCCTTCGCCGGCAGGTTGCCCAGCGGGCGGTCGAGCTTGGCGATCACGTAGATCTCGTTCTTCTCGATCGGCGGGAACGGCACGAAGTAGCGCGCCTGGTCGCCGTCCGGCGCGCGCGGCAGCACCTCGGCCACCGATGCCGGCAGCGCCGTGGTCACGCCGTCGACCTGCACGTTCAGGCGCGCACCGGGCAGCAGGTTGTCGCTGAGGCTGCGCGGGAACACCGCCACCACGCGCGTCTGCGCGCAGTTGCTGGCGCGCGCCAGCGTGGCGCCGGCGGCAACGCGCATGCCTGGCTGCGCGATCAGGTCTTCGATGGTGCCGGGCTCGGGCGAGCGGATCTCCAGGTTGGACAGCCGCTCGATGCGCTCCTGCTCGGTGGCGATCATTTCGTCGACGGACTTGCCGTAGGCTTCCAGCTGCTCCAGCTCTGCCGTCAGCTGCGCCGCTTCCGCGCCCAGCACCTGGCGCCGCTGCGCGAGCGTGGCGCTGGGGCCGTCGGTGGACGACGCATAGACCTTGTTGCGCGACGCCTGGCTTTCGCCGATGGCGTTGTCGAGCTCGGCCCTGGCCGCGGCCTTGGCGTTGGACAGCATCGACAGCTGGTAGCGCGAGGCATTGGTGTAGGCCTCGCTGACCGCGCCGGCCCACTGCATGCTCTGGTTGCGGTTGACCACTTCCTGCTGCTGGTCTTCCTGGGCATTGGCCGAGGCCAGCCGCGCCTCCAGCGCGCGCACGCGCGCGGCGTGCTCGCGTTGCGCGGCGCTGTTGTAGCGCTGCAGGTCCTGCTCGGTGGCGGCCATCAGCCGGCGGTTGCTTTCCAGCCGCGCCTTGGCGGAGTCATAGCGCTGCTGGTTGTCGAGCTTCTTGCCGGTCAGGTCGACCAGCAGCGAACGGTCGATGTTGGGGTTCTGCACCACCATCAGCGCCTGGTTGGCCGTGAACGGCTGGCCCGCGGCCACCATCTGCTTCATCACCACGCCTTCCACCGGCGACGTCACCAGGCTGACCGGGCTGTTCACCACCGCACGCTCCGACGAGCGCGTAAACACATTTGGAAACATGATCGTCAGCACGGCCCAGATGATGAACAGCACCACGCCGTAGCCCGCCATGCGCGGCACGATATGCCATAGCGGCACGGCGACGGGCTGCGGGCGCTGCACCAGGCCGTCGCCCTGGGGATGGCGCAGCGGGGCCGGGGTCAGTGGATGAGGGCGCGGCGGCGGGTTGTTGCGCTGGTCGGCCATGGTGTTGTTCTCCGGCAAGCAAAAGTCAAAAAGCATCCCCGCCGGCATCCGGCGCATGGATGCCGGGCGAGCGTATTCGTCAGGCAAGCGTGCGGCGTCGCGCAAGGGCAGTCGCGCGTGGCCCGGCTTGCAAGTCCCCAATTCAGCTTGTTGTCTGCAGCACGCGCGATGTGGCTGGGCCGTATCGGCGCACTTTGCAATCGGACCGACATACCGCATGCAGCGGCGTGCAGCCCGTGGAGTTGCCCGGCTTCATCCAGGCAGAGTTGAACAATGGCCAGTCGATGGCCAAGACATGGCGGCCCGCTGAAGCAAAGATTCACGCACTCAGGCCGCCGCAGGTGAGTTAAGGCTAGTCAGTTGCCCCTTTGCTTGCTGTAAGAATGTGTAAGAGGAGGCTGTAGCACTGCTTAACACGGCATTAACATGGCGTGCGGTGCAGGGGCGTGGTGGCCCAATGGCTGCGCTTGCGCGCGCGAGGCGTGGTCTCGCAGCTAGTCGTCGCTGCCGAGCGGCGGCGCGATATGCTCGAGCGGACGGCGTTCCGCATCGATGCCGTAGCGCAAGGCCAGCAGGCCGGCAACGATCACCAGCGCCGCGCCGAAGCCGTAGCCCGCGGCCACCGCTTCGCGGCTGCCGCTTTCGATCAGCGCGCCCAGCAGCAGCGGCGCGATGAAGCCGCCGGTGCCGGTGCCCACGGCGTAGAACACCGAGATCGCCAGCGCGCGCATTTCCAGCGGAAAGACTTCGCTCGCGGTCAGGTAGGCGGAACTGGCCGCGGCCGATGCCAGGAAGAACACGGCGGACCAGCACAGCGCCTGCGTGCGCGCATCGAGCCAGCCCTGCACGAAGGCCCAGCCGGTCAAGGCGAGGCCAACGCCGGACAGCACGTAGGTGGCGGCAATCATGCGCCGGCGCCCGACCTGGTCGAACAGCGGCCCGAGCAGCAGCGGGCCCAGCGCATTGCCGAGCGCGAACGGAAAGATGTAGAGCGCCACGCGCGTTTCCGGCACGCCATAGAAGCGCGACAGTACCAGCGCATAGGTGAAGAAGATCGCGTTGTAGAAGAAGGCCTGCGCCACCATCAGCGCCAGCGTGATCAGGCTGCGCTGGCGAAAGCGCCGCAGCAGCAGGCGCATGACTTCGCCCACGCCCGGGGCGGCGCGCCGGCGCATCGCCACTGCCACGCAATCGGGCGCAATCGGCGGCAGCGGCCCGTGGCTGGCGCGCACTTCGGCCTCGATCGCGGCGATGATGCGCTCGGCCTCTTCGAGCCTGCCGTGCGTGGCAAGCCAGCGCGGGCTCTCCGGCACATGCCGGCGCACCAGCACGATCGCGACCGCCAGTACCGCGCCGAGCGCGAAGCAGGCGCGCCAGCCCCACACCGGGCCGAATACGCGCGCATCCAGCAGCACCAGGCTGAGCCCCGCCCCCAGCGCCGCGCCCAGCCAGAAGCTGCCGTTGATGGCAAGGTTCACGCGGCCGCGCACGCGTGCGGGAATCAGTTCGTCGATGGCGGAATTGATCGCGGCATACTCGCCGCCGATGCCCAGGCCGGTGCAGAAGCGGCAGGCGGCAAAGAAGGCAAAGTCGGGCGCGAACGCGGTCGCCAGCGTCGCCACCATGTAGACCGCGAGCGTGGCCAGGAACAGCCGCTTGCGCCCGAGCCGGTCGGCCATGCGCCCGAACACCAGCGCACCCAGCACCGCGCCCGCGATGTAGAGCGAGCCCGACCAGCCCACCTGGGTCGCGCTCAGCCCCAGCGTATCGGGCCGCTCCAGCACGGCGCCGACCGAGCCGACCAGCGTGACTTCCAGGCCATCGAGCACCCAGGCCACGCCCAGCGCGATCGCCACGCGCCAGTGCCAGCGCGACCACGGCAGGCGGTCGAGCCGCCCGGGAATGTCGGTGCGGAAGGTGGTGTCGGCAGGCGGGCTGGCGAGCGCGGTATCGGTTGGCATTGCCAACCAGTATAGGAAACGCGGGGCGCGCCGCTCAGCGGTACAGCACGGTCGGCAGCCAGAGGCCGATTTCCGGGAAGACGTAGAGCAGCACCAGCGCAATCAGCTGGATGCCCATGAACGGCAGCATGCCCAGGAAGATCTGGTTCAGCGTGACATGCGGCGGCGCCACGCCCTTCAGGTAGAACGCCGCCATCGCCACCGGCGGCGACAGGAACGCGGTCTGCAGGTTCAGCGCCACCAGCAGCCCGAAGAACAGCGGATCGATGCCGAAGTTGTCCAGCAGCGGGATAAAGATCGGCATGAAGATGATGATGATCTCGGTCCACTCCAGCGGCCAGCCCAGCAGGAAGATGATGAGCTGCGCCAGGATCATGAACTGCACCGGCGACAGGTTCATCGACAGCACCCACTGCTCGACCAGCGCCTGCCCGCCCAGCAGCGCGAACGCCGCCGAGAAGATCGACGAGCCCACGAACAGCCAGCACACCATGGCGCTGGTCTTGGCCGTCAGCAGCACCGATTCCTTGAGCACGCGGAAATTCAGCTGCCGGTACGCGGCCGCCAGCAGCGCGCCGCCGAGCGAGCCGACCGCGGCGGCCTCGGTGGGCGTGGCCAGGCCGAACACGATCGACCCCAGCACTGCCAGGATCAGCAGCGCCAGCGGGAAGAACGAGGTCAGCAGCATCTTGAAGATTTCCACCCGCGCAAAGCTGAAGCGCCAGTAGAAGTACACCAGCAGCAAGCCCGCCACCGCCAGCGTGATCCAGAACCAGCGCGGCGCCGCGACGGCCGCCGCGGCGGGCGGGGCCGGCGGCCGGGCATTCGCTTCGGTGGCCGGTGTGGCTGGTGCAGCGGGAGCGGGAACGGGAGCGGGAGCGGCGGCCGGCGCCGCCGGTTCCTCCGACGGCGGCGCCGCCAGGTCGTCCACCGAAGCGCTGCTTTCTTCGGCGCCGCCCAGCGAGAGCGGCGACTCGACGGCGATGCTCGCGGCCGGCGCGGTGACCGCGCTGTAGATCGTCCCCATCACCAGCGCCGTCGCCAGCGCCGGCAGCAGCACGATGCCGAGCTGGCGCGCGAACACGGCGGTGGGCACCTCGGCGTTGCGCGGGCCCTTGAGCGCACGCATCAGGCCCGCGCCCAGCGCCGGCAGCGCGTGGGTGCTGCCGCGCGCTTGCAGGCTGCGCGCCACTGGCGGCAGCGGCACCACGCGCTCGGCCTCTGGCAGCGGCGGCGCCAGTGCGGGCTTGAGCTTGGCCAGCAGCACGATG
Proteins encoded in this region:
- a CDS encoding glycosyltransferase, with translation MFALFLENQTLLVINGGVLLAVVLLSLLCRHDRAADRILFGGVTALLLGVYLTWRVRETLPDWQMTFASVWAHAFFAFECMTLAYTLLSIVVLARTSNHTPDADAGEAALRRAQQVPPVDIFIATYNEGLEILEKTIVSALAIDYPDFRVWVLDDTRRDWLREFCERVGAHYVTRPDNAHAKAGNLNNGLRHSDAAGGAPYILVLDADFAPHRNILLRTVGLFADPRVGVVQTPQFYYNADPIQYNLRATECWVDEQRAFFDVMQPAKDAWGAAFCIGTSFVVRRDLIELIGGFPTGTVTEDIHLTYRLLPHGYITRWLNERLSVGLSAEGLPEYISQRSRWGLGTIQVALTADGPLRGRGYTGMQRLHYVHGLLHWLSRPFTLMLLAGPLLYWYFGVSTLYGEPLQFLAYGLPALVAYWAYSIWITGQRALPIFTEVTQIVAALAVTASLVSAMFKPFGRPFKVTNKGLDRSKLVIHGKFAALYAGLLGFSALGLGRALMVDPDAQGLAFNTIWTGVALMLYLASLLVCVELPRPRKEERFPHHAAALLRVDGREYRVTTKDLSCNGVAVITPLAPAFRPGMEGALWLAQTGWIPCRVVRRDGQLLGIALHASMAARHALIRLLFTDPAHNIARQGQPRLAISRFMRRALMG
- a CDS encoding DUF1624 domain-containing protein; the encoded protein is MMPIPLARSASGPTRRLLSIDALRGLVILIMLLDHVRDMFFLHVPVGDPMDVAAISPALFFSRTLAHLCAPVFIGLAGVSAWLYGNAGHDRRAVSGFLFRRGLFLVVLELTLVGYAWTWRLPPQVIYLQVIWAIGLSMLALAALVWLPRAALVAVGVALVAGHNLLSPLHFPVDSAWHVPWAILHDRTWIEVADGLRVRTSYPVLPWIGVIALGYAAGPWFATGVPARVRQLRLAGWGVAMLAGFAGLRALNGYGQEQKWMPGADALHTAMSFLNVTKYPPSLLFLLLTLGTGCLLLAWLERVQGGRAARCLAVFGAVPMFFYLLHLYVLQGLYQFCVYRWGLNQGRVFGFDHVWQLWLVAAVLALVLWPAVRWFAALKAARRDWRWLKYF
- a CDS encoding TonB-dependent siderophore receptor, with product MLLAQPSHARHRVPLSFPRVVSRPVPARRPLAALMLALSGLADAADSAQPSDITLPTVSVTGTATASYNPPDASGATRTDTPLREIPQSVRVVPRAMLDDLAATRFDQTFDYVSGVARQNNFGGLWDNFAMRGFTGHENTGAGYLVNGFAANRGYTAPLDAATIDRVEVLKGPTSSLYGSSEPGGTFNVVTRQPQFRPAQRYGFELGTRDGYRATADITGPLGEGIAGRLIAVADHQGSTRDFIHSQRYLVAPSFTWMLGRDTILQYAAEFQRYTTPMDRGVVAVNGQLGRIPRSRFLGEPGDGSLRLDSQSHQLSVEHQFSPDWKGRLGLSYRGGALVGHSSEAASLAADGRTLWRQHRYRDFQSDDVSLQASVTGKFSTGPVGHELLLGVDAYRFGNTMAILRKNPSAAAPYAIDIYNPVYGQPAPPLAWNMDTYERQHNIGAYAQDQISLGERWRVLAGVRFDSFSQSLDDHLRGTRTTQHHNAVSPRVGVSYLASNNLSLFANASQSFRPNAGTDAAGQPFDPERGRALEAGIKFDSDDRRTGATLAVFEIRKRNVLAADPADPSFYLAAGEARSRGVELDVAGQLGTHWRVSGSFALTDAEITQDTRLAPGTPLSNVPRTSASLLAMYEDAAPVGQRYGAGAGLRYVGRRPGDVQDSFALPAYVLVDLHGYWQYSRHVRVSLNVGNLFDKTYYASSYSSLWVAPGAGRSVRLGVQLSY
- a CDS encoding efflux transporter outer membrane subunit, with the protein product MRSLPRPRCRTPLPPRLLLPGALVLALAACTLEPQYQRPEAPIPSAWPDGAAYRTSQARPANATAQSAQPGQPAQPPGPSAADLGWRDVFVDPQLRQLIELALANNRDLRMATLAIDEARALYQIQRAAQFPTVEGTAGVVSQRLPQRLRAAGQSPQITTYNAGIGLTAFELDFFGRVRSLKHAALEEYMATEEARRSAQISLVAEVASAYLTLRADRALLQLSQDTLKTQQDAAEMVRRGHQVGAMAQLDQHRAQTQVQTAQVGVEQYTRQVAQDENALALLIGGPLPKSVLDAGAAPANPNAPAPDPLDARMLMREFPEGLPSSVLVRRPDILDAEHRLKAANANIGAARAAFFPRISLTGALGVASSSLAGLFSGGMAWVFAPQLTVPIFDAGRNRAGLDAANVRKDINVANYEKTIQTAFREVADSMAARATYERQVQAQEALVREGSETRRLSEMRFKNGVDDYFGVFDAQRQLYTAQQALITYKLAGLTSRVSLYKALGGGWREVTEAAPVAGGGSQAAAVARPQAAARPQAVAQPQAVAQPQAVARPQAGAQPQAVAQPQAVAQPQAVAQQQPVAQPQPAVQPQAPAPSPATVQPVQPAPAATAPR
- a CDS encoding HlyD family efflux transporter periplasmic adaptor subunit — encoded protein: MADQRNNPPPRPHPLTPAPLRHPQGDGLVQRPQPVAVPLWHIVPRMAGYGVVLFIIWAVLTIMFPNVFTRSSERAVVNSPVSLVTSPVEGVVMKQMVAAGQPFTANQALMVVQNPNIDRSLLVDLTGKKLDNQQRYDSAKARLESNRRLMAATEQDLQRYNSAAQREHAARVRALEARLASANAQEDQQQEVVNRNQSMQWAGAVSEAYTNASRYQLSMLSNAKAAARAELDNAIGESQASRNKVYASSTDGPSATLAQRRQVLGAEAAQLTAELEQLEAYGKSVDEMIATEQERIERLSNLEIRSPEPGTIEDLIAQPGMRVAAGATLARASNCAQTRVVAVFPRSLSDNLLPGARLNVQVDGVTTALPASVAEVLPRAPDGDQARYFVPFPPIEKNEIYVIAKLDRPLGNLPAKAGAASATTATPGTAGTAAAAAPAASAQSGHCGMGRWARVTLNQSWLGQLRASL